A single region of the Bartonella harrusi genome encodes:
- a CDS encoding head-tail joining protein gives MLWHGLLNKMVKEVRNTFGQPVIYTRKDNQQSFRITAIYGIKHSESDAGGRIPTTIPRKELDLFINDIGGLPPKAEDSVVVLAPENIEETTQERFVVTDVQASESGMYKLILREVHGS, from the coding sequence ATGCTATGGCACGGGCTGCTTAACAAAATGGTAAAAGAGGTACGCAACACCTTTGGGCAGCCCGTCATCTATACGCGAAAAGATAACCAGCAATCTTTTCGGATTACAGCAATTTACGGCATCAAACATTCGGAATCGGATGCTGGTGGCAGAATACCAACAACAATCCCAAGAAAAGAACTTGATCTTTTTATCAATGATATTGGCGGATTGCCACCAAAAGCTGAAGATAGTGTCGTAGTGCTCGCCCCTGAAAATATTGAAGAGACAACCCAAGAGCGCTTCGTTGTCACAGATGTCCAAGCCTCAGAATCCGGTATGTATAAGCTTATTTTAAGGGAGGTTCATGGTAGCTAA
- a CDS encoding head decoration protein translates to MSHIIYEDVRNGAYLGRYDPDMSNEQVVFASGAFIEAGTVMGKITKTEKYVPLNPAAADGSAVPAGISYATVDATGEEQHAVITARLSTVKASELIWPDAILEQEKMAAIQSLEDNNKILLR, encoded by the coding sequence ATGAGTCATATTATTTATGAAGATGTTCGCAATGGCGCTTATCTTGGGCGCTACGACCCTGACATGTCAAATGAACAAGTGGTATTTGCATCAGGAGCCTTCATTGAGGCGGGGACTGTCATGGGAAAGATAACAAAAACGGAAAAATATGTCCCTCTTAATCCGGCAGCAGCAGATGGCAGTGCGGTGCCCGCAGGGATTTCTTATGCTACTGTTGATGCAACAGGTGAAGAACAACATGCCGTCATTACAGCGCGTTTGAGTACTGTAAAAGCTTCGGAACTGATCTGGCCCGATGCAATACTCGAGCAAGAAAAAATGGCAGCTATTCAGTCTTTAGAAGACAACAATAAAATTCTGTTGCGATAG
- a CDS encoding phage terminase large subunit family protein, with translation MDENAIKEFFAYANDARQPDPPYTVSQWADKNRYLSTVASAEPGLWRTKRTPYLREIMDNLSSYMPIETTIVMKGAQIGMSEAGLNFCGYAIHYSPGPALYVMPTVETAKKLSKTRLDPMIMASPVLSERIAPARARDSGNTMFSKEFDGGALMLTGANSAAGLRSMPIRYLILDEVDAYPLSVDNEGDPVMIAEKRTSTFVQRKIFKLSTPTHRDTSRIAKDFVLGDQRYYNVPCDKCGVLQPIVWSQIKWPKGAPEKAVFVCAHCGHEHAEHRKTDLMSEERGACWVPTSESTRPNLRSYHISALYSPWLTWGECAREFLEAKDDPALLQPFVNTVLGEPWEDRTGEVVDPDSLYAKREDYPIAPPQAVLLTAGIDVQNDRLELEVVGWGRGEESWHIDYQVIPGDPSSFEVWDQLDEYLTRRWSHPGYKDGIRITAACIDTGGGHTQAVYNYVRPREGRRIWGLKGQAGWRAVWPRRPSRNNKGQINLYIVGVDAAKDIITARLKKSGPEASGAGATHFHKSLDREYFDQLTAERKVIKYFKGFKRIEWQKSEKARNEALDCRVYAYAALQGLISAGINLNREVDILEERLEKLKVDASLEQPTSGISSSTSPKRTQAAQPQKKKIRMVISPYMHGDWR, from the coding sequence ATGGATGAAAATGCAATCAAAGAATTTTTCGCCTATGCCAATGACGCACGACAACCAGATCCACCGTACACGGTTTCGCAATGGGCGGATAAGAATAGATACCTTAGCACCGTAGCAAGTGCAGAGCCTGGATTGTGGAGAACAAAGCGTACCCCTTATTTGCGCGAAATCATGGATAACCTTTCCTCTTACATGCCAATTGAAACAACAATTGTCATGAAAGGAGCGCAAATTGGAATGTCTGAAGCAGGATTGAACTTCTGCGGTTATGCTATTCATTATAGTCCGGGACCCGCTCTTTATGTGATGCCTACTGTCGAGACCGCGAAGAAACTGTCAAAAACGCGTCTTGATCCAATGATTATGGCAAGCCCTGTTTTAAGTGAACGCATTGCCCCTGCCCGTGCACGCGACAGCGGAAATACAATGTTTTCGAAAGAATTTGATGGGGGAGCATTGATGCTTACCGGAGCAAACAGTGCTGCTGGTTTGCGTTCCATGCCTATTCGTTATCTGATTTTGGATGAAGTTGATGCCTATCCTCTCAGTGTGGATAACGAAGGTGATCCCGTGATGATTGCCGAAAAGCGTACCTCAACCTTTGTGCAGAGAAAGATTTTTAAATTGTCCACGCCAACACACCGTGACACAAGCCGTATTGCCAAAGATTTCGTGCTTGGTGATCAAAGATATTACAACGTCCCTTGTGATAAGTGTGGGGTTCTACAGCCCATTGTTTGGTCGCAAATCAAGTGGCCGAAAGGTGCCCCCGAAAAAGCTGTTTTTGTTTGTGCCCATTGTGGTCATGAACATGCCGAGCACAGAAAAACTGATCTCATGAGTGAGGAAAGAGGTGCGTGCTGGGTTCCTACAAGTGAATCAACGAGACCGAATTTACGCTCTTATCATATTTCGGCACTCTATTCACCTTGGCTAACGTGGGGAGAATGCGCAAGAGAGTTTTTAGAAGCGAAAGATGATCCAGCGCTTTTGCAACCTTTTGTTAACACAGTGCTTGGAGAGCCATGGGAGGACAGAACAGGTGAAGTTGTTGATCCTGATAGCCTCTATGCAAAACGCGAAGATTATCCCATTGCACCGCCGCAAGCCGTGTTATTGACCGCCGGCATCGATGTGCAAAACGACCGCTTAGAGCTTGAAGTGGTTGGATGGGGGCGTGGTGAAGAAAGCTGGCACATTGATTATCAAGTCATTCCCGGTGATCCATCTTCTTTTGAAGTATGGGACCAACTGGATGAATATCTGACAAGACGCTGGTCACACCCTGGTTACAAAGATGGCATCAGAATAACAGCGGCTTGTATTGATACCGGTGGTGGACATACACAAGCCGTTTACAATTATGTACGCCCCCGTGAAGGACGACGCATCTGGGGACTTAAAGGACAGGCGGGATGGCGTGCGGTATGGCCACGCCGTCCAAGCAGAAACAATAAAGGACAGATTAATCTCTATATTGTTGGTGTTGATGCAGCAAAAGATATTATCACGGCACGATTAAAAAAATCCGGTCCTGAAGCATCGGGGGCTGGTGCAACACACTTTCATAAAAGCCTTGATCGGGAATATTTTGACCAGCTCACGGCTGAAAGAAAAGTCATCAAATATTTTAAAGGCTTCAAGCGCATAGAATGGCAAAAAAGTGAGAAAGCAAGAAACGAGGCTTTGGATTGTAGGGTCTATGCTTATGCCGCTTTACAGGGGCTAATTTCGGCAGGAATAAATCTTAATCGAGAAGTTGATATCTTAGAAGAGCGTTTGGAAAAACTTAAAGTTGACGCTTCTTTAGAGCAGCCAACATCAGGGATTTCTTCATCCACTTCTCCCAAAAGAACACAGGCAGCACAGCCTCAAAAGAAAAAAATCAGAATGGTGATCAGCCCTTATATGCACGGGGATTGGAGGTAA
- a CDS encoding type II toxin-antitoxin system RelE/ParE family toxin — MGNKYRIVIAEDAVRDLEKIIEYINIHNSIAAKRLKVEIIEKFDGLLEYPFRYREGIVDNTREMLTAKNYVTIYSVENEIITILRVLHSAQRWPFKV; from the coding sequence ATGGGTAATAAATATCGTATCGTCATTGCTGAGGATGCTGTGCGAGATTTAGAAAAAATCATTGAGTACATTAATATCCATAACTCTATTGCAGCTAAGCGATTAAAAGTAGAAATAATTGAAAAATTTGATGGCTTGTTAGAATATCCATTTCGCTATCGTGAAGGAATTGTCGATAATACTCGTGAAATGCTAACTGCTAAGAATTATGTTACGATTTATTCAGTTGAAAATGAAATTATAACCATTCTGCGTGTGCTTCACAGTGCTCAAAGATGGCCTTTTAAGGTTTAA
- a CDS encoding S49 family peptidase yields MTNNLDMPFLVSRLFGVPHMLASTKLDVILNALAPRLFAGEKFTPQAFSQGDSASFKPPESYVVRNNVAILPVHGTLVRRGAWLGALSGLTSYEGLSASFREAIKQPDVRAVLLDIDSGGGEAGGVFDLVEEFQALSQHHQKPIWAHANEFACSAAYAIACSASQIWVARTGVVGSIGVVCAHLDQSSADEKQGLKWTFVFEGDHKVHGNPHEPLADTALKKMQADCALLYEMFVDWVAQNRPLNTDAIRDTKAETFIGTQAIALGLADAQGTLAQALESLTDFISPNPTVTAKEGQNTWHAHNIAPNKKMMKGVSTSSMKKRMKMITTSIKTPKSLTTTKTKRRMKTMRTSAKT; encoded by the coding sequence ATGACCAATAATCTTGACATGCCGTTTTTAGTATCACGGCTTTTTGGTGTTCCACATATGCTTGCCTCGACAAAGCTTGATGTCATTCTTAATGCTCTTGCACCGCGTCTTTTTGCTGGAGAAAAGTTTACCCCTCAGGCTTTTTCGCAAGGGGATAGCGCATCTTTCAAACCACCTGAGAGTTACGTGGTGCGCAATAATGTTGCCATCCTACCTGTTCATGGCACACTGGTGCGCCGCGGTGCATGGCTTGGTGCCCTTTCAGGGTTAACCTCTTATGAAGGCTTAAGCGCCTCCTTTCGTGAAGCCATTAAACAACCTGATGTCCGAGCTGTTTTGCTCGATATTGACAGTGGTGGTGGAGAAGCCGGCGGGGTGTTTGATTTGGTTGAAGAATTCCAAGCACTCTCACAACACCATCAGAAACCAATTTGGGCGCATGCCAATGAATTTGCCTGTTCTGCTGCTTATGCCATTGCCTGTTCTGCTTCGCAAATATGGGTTGCTCGCACAGGCGTTGTCGGCTCAATTGGGGTGGTTTGTGCACATCTTGACCAATCAAGCGCCGATGAAAAACAAGGGCTTAAATGGACCTTTGTCTTTGAAGGTGATCACAAGGTTCATGGTAATCCTCACGAACCATTGGCTGATACCGCGCTTAAAAAAATGCAAGCAGATTGCGCCCTGCTCTACGAAATGTTTGTCGATTGGGTAGCACAAAATAGACCCCTGAATACTGATGCTATTCGTGACACAAAGGCAGAAACTTTTATAGGCACCCAAGCTATCGCGCTTGGATTAGCAGATGCGCAAGGCACTCTTGCGCAAGCTTTGGAATCCTTAACGGATTTCATCTCACCAAACCCAACAGTAACAGCAAAAGAAGGACAAAACACATGGCACGCACACAATATCGCGCCCAACAAGAAGATGATGAAAGGAGTGTCGACATCCTCGATGAAGAAGAGGATGAAAATGATCACGACATCGATAAAAACGCCGAAATCTTTGACGACAACGAAGACGAAGAGGAGGATGAAGACAATGAGGACAAGCGCGAAAACATAA
- a CDS encoding GPW/gp25 family protein, producing the protein MNIGMDRSTGKSLTGIEHLRQSILDILSTRIGTRVMRRDYGSHVADIIDAPVNDAFAVRLYAAIAEALDKWEPRFKLNKIDCKWNENGQVSLSFEGLYLPSGKPITMEGLLIK; encoded by the coding sequence TTGAACATAGGAATGGACCGTAGCACAGGAAAATCCTTGACCGGCATTGAACATTTGCGCCAATCCATCCTTGATATTTTATCAACACGCATTGGCACGCGTGTAATGCGTCGTGATTATGGTTCACACGTTGCGGATATTATTGATGCACCGGTCAATGACGCCTTTGCTGTTCGCCTTTATGCCGCTATTGCCGAGGCTTTAGACAAGTGGGAACCACGTTTTAAACTAAACAAGATTGATTGTAAATGGAATGAGAATGGGCAAGTTTCCTTGTCCTTTGAAGGTCTTTATTTGCCTTCAGGCAAGCCCATCACCATGGAAGGATTGCTGATAAAATGA
- a CDS encoding type II toxin-antitoxin system HicB family antitoxin, with product MNNNHYTYRVLWSQEDKEYVGLCAEFPSLSWLDVQAEKALKGIMDLVSEVVEDMQHNGEEVPVPLSHGKYSGKFQLRIPPELHRKLAIQAAENGVSLIRYISSKL from the coding sequence ATGAACAATAATCATTATACATATCGTGTTTTGTGGTCGCAAGAAGATAAGGAATATGTCGGTTTGTGTGCAGAATTCCCATCCCTTTCATGGTTAGACGTTCAAGCAGAGAAAGCTTTAAAAGGTATTATGGATCTCGTTTCAGAAGTTGTTGAGGACATGCAGCACAATGGAGAAGAAGTTCCTGTGCCTTTGTCACATGGTAAATACAGTGGTAAGTTCCAATTAAGAATACCACCAGAACTCCATAGGAAGCTTGCAATTCAAGCTGCTGAAAATGGTGTGAGTTTAATCAGATATATTTCTTCTAAACTTTGA
- a CDS encoding phage tail protein, with product MIGALLPNNATEFERRLADVCDFHQDVDGAVLGISRSKLITRPPRFLPWLIEEYGLGELTPYVPNLYDLIDQGLQWQNIRGSLAAIERGLAWLQISARFTPAWSGRLWWNSFQLYFDQLPEQSALEAIEAITELSKSLRSDFRRGVNGYDVQALEGNMSRLDDSLLDYESGVRLTAGDTLFSFGRTTEIMHRLTKPEGTLIGNWMDDGDGELSFDQIDYPWDMANFPWCSVKKHQRDILMAEWFYNRTLYLVLRDCEDDVIGTRRCNIVQPVEQNLAGVYHHLGDRYQPSSMGTALLIAARTDFQNVDGRKAASIAVLVHATPKQHIPLGKLWCACNELIGGVEIIKTPINIPLRGDVREQFKILLRF from the coding sequence ATGATTGGCGCCCTCCTCCCAAACAATGCAACAGAATTTGAAAGGCGCCTTGCCGATGTTTGCGACTTTCATCAAGATGTTGATGGCGCTGTTTTGGGGATTTCACGCTCTAAGCTTATCACCCGCCCTCCTCGCTTCTTGCCATGGTTGATTGAAGAATATGGGCTTGGAGAGCTTACACCTTATGTTCCAAACCTCTATGATTTGATTGACCAAGGGCTCCAATGGCAAAATATTCGCGGTTCTTTAGCGGCTATTGAGAGAGGGCTTGCATGGCTTCAGATTTCAGCACGCTTTACACCAGCATGGTCGGGGCGTTTATGGTGGAATTCCTTCCAACTTTACTTTGATCAATTGCCTGAACAAAGTGCTCTTGAAGCCATTGAAGCCATCACAGAGCTTTCCAAAAGCTTACGCTCTGATTTTCGCCGTGGTGTCAATGGTTATGACGTGCAAGCACTGGAAGGCAATATGTCACGCCTTGATGACAGTCTGCTGGACTATGAGAGCGGTGTACGCTTAACAGCGGGGGACACACTGTTTTCCTTTGGGCGCACAACAGAAATTATGCACAGGCTTACCAAACCAGAAGGCACACTGATTGGCAATTGGATGGATGACGGGGATGGGGAATTAAGCTTCGACCAAATTGATTATCCATGGGATATGGCAAATTTTCCCTGGTGTTCTGTTAAAAAACATCAACGCGATATACTGATGGCAGAGTGGTTTTATAACCGCACCCTTTATCTCGTGTTAAGAGACTGTGAGGATGATGTCATTGGCACTCGCAGATGCAACATTGTCCAACCAGTAGAACAGAATTTGGCGGGTGTTTATCACCATTTGGGCGATCGTTATCAACCCTCCTCGATGGGCACAGCCCTTCTTATTGCAGCACGCACGGATTTTCAAAATGTTGACGGCAGAAAAGCCGCCTCTATTGCTGTTCTCGTGCATGCGACCCCTAAACAACATATCCCTTTGGGTAAACTTTGGTGTGCGTGCAATGAACTGATTGGCGGGGTGGAGATCATCAAAACGCCCATCAATATTCCTTTGCGTGGTGATGTTCGCGAGCAATTCAAGATTTTATTGAGGTTTTAA
- a CDS encoding phage head-tail joining protein → MDEELKQINSKTDRLESLKRRREQIEEALYSGAQSVRHGDKQVSNRSVEELRRALEMLNTQIANLEGRKRSRVFYFNISRGY, encoded by the coding sequence GTGGATGAAGAATTGAAGCAAATAAACAGCAAAACTGACAGACTGGAAAGTTTAAAAAGGCGGCGCGAACAAATTGAAGAGGCTCTCTATTCGGGAGCACAATCAGTGCGTCATGGCGATAAGCAAGTAAGCAACCGTTCTGTTGAAGAATTGCGCAGAGCACTTGAGATGCTGAATACACAAATAGCCAACCTTGAAGGACGCAAGCGTTCACGTGTTTTCTATTTTAATATATCACGAGGCTATTAA
- a CDS encoding major capsid protein, translated as MDMNFFKHDAFSTITMMKAIENYEFQPGLVSSLNLFEDVETSTTVVGIERRDNTFSLIQTSERGAPLAEGDRDSRNLRFFKTTRIAKSDTVKSEEIQDRREFGTEDQLETAMKYIARKQKKLISEIELTWENMQLGAVQGVVLDADGSVIVDWYKEWEITPPKPIDFKLESETTNVADNVDQVIMRMIEASKGAFSDRSRIIGLCGNEFFSKLKNHKTIRETYLNTTLAQTLNSAGGVATPSALGTGSFGSFDFAGVTFINYRSIHNYNVSAKAGTKRAIGIKPDECQFFPVNAPGVFQKTFAPGESLDFANTVGKPLYTMLIVDHDRNAWVKPEVYSYPLYICTRPEMLFKAVIGGK; from the coding sequence ATGGATATGAATTTTTTTAAACATGATGCTTTCTCAACGATAACAATGATGAAAGCGATTGAAAACTATGAGTTTCAACCGGGTCTTGTAAGCTCTCTCAATCTTTTTGAAGACGTTGAAACCAGCACCACAGTGGTTGGTATTGAACGGCGTGACAATACATTTTCGCTTATTCAAACCAGTGAACGCGGAGCCCCTTTAGCAGAAGGTGACAGAGACAGTCGTAATCTTCGGTTTTTTAAAACAACCCGTATTGCCAAAAGTGATACTGTGAAATCAGAAGAAATCCAAGACCGGCGTGAATTTGGCACAGAAGATCAGTTAGAGACGGCAATGAAATATATTGCCAGAAAACAAAAGAAACTGATTTCTGAAATCGAATTGACATGGGAAAATATGCAGCTTGGTGCTGTTCAAGGTGTTGTCCTTGATGCTGATGGTTCGGTGATTGTCGATTGGTACAAGGAATGGGAAATTACACCACCAAAGCCAATTGACTTTAAACTGGAGAGTGAAACAACCAATGTTGCTGATAATGTTGATCAGGTCATTATGAGAATGATTGAAGCTTCAAAAGGAGCGTTCTCTGACCGTTCACGGATTATTGGACTTTGTGGGAATGAATTCTTTTCCAAACTAAAAAACCATAAAACCATTCGTGAAACCTATTTAAACACAACCTTAGCGCAAACACTCAATAGCGCAGGAGGTGTTGCAACACCAAGTGCTCTTGGTACGGGGAGCTTTGGCAGTTTTGACTTTGCCGGTGTGACCTTTATCAATTATCGCAGTATTCATAACTATAATGTGAGTGCAAAGGCTGGGACAAAGCGTGCGATAGGAATTAAGCCTGATGAATGTCAATTCTTTCCTGTTAATGCGCCTGGTGTATTCCAGAAAACCTTTGCACCTGGTGAAAGCTTAGATTTTGCCAATACGGTTGGAAAACCTCTCTACACGATGCTAATCGTCGATCACGACCGTAATGCATGGGTAAAGCCTGAAGTCTACAGCTATCCGCTTTACATTTGCACACGTCCTGAAATGCTGTTCAAAGCCGTCATTGGAGGGAAATAA
- a CDS encoding CopG family antitoxin, which translates to MKTSQLKQMPVFKTDEEAENFVDTADLTDYDLTDFKPVHFEFLPKEAS; encoded by the coding sequence ATGAAAACCTCTCAATTAAAACAAATGCCTGTTTTTAAAACAGATGAAGAAGCAGAAAACTTTGTTGATACTGCTGATCTCACGGATTATGACTTAACTGATTTTAAGCCCGTTCATTTTGAATTTTTACCTAAAGAAGCCTCTTAA
- a CDS encoding antA/AntB antirepressor family protein produces MNTLITISEKIIDHETVKTVNARELHAFLEVKRDFSNWIKDRINKYDLKEGRDYILTLAKIGERQNVVLKEYYLILNVAKELSMLENNKKGREARLYFIECEKLAKQVATPQIDYSSPQALLGVLNHLQNQIEQKDHVIAELEPKAKALDGLKRSDGLFGLIESAKMLEIRPKDLTDYLRKHDWVYRRAPGAPLLPYQDKIKKGLMDCPAITIQRPDGTEKVLPSTKITSRGLACLREQIHGGVQ; encoded by the coding sequence ATGAATACTCTTATAACAATATCAGAAAAAATTATTGACCATGAAACCGTCAAAACTGTTAACGCACGTGAGCTGCATGCATTTTTAGAAGTAAAACGAGATTTTTCTAATTGGATTAAAGATCGCATAAACAAATACGATTTAAAAGAGGGAAGAGATTATATTTTAACGCTCGCCAAAATTGGCGAACGTCAAAATGTGGTATTGAAAGAATATTACCTCATACTAAATGTAGCCAAAGAACTTTCTATGCTTGAGAACAATAAGAAAGGTAGAGAAGCTCGTTTGTACTTCATTGAATGTGAAAAACTTGCAAAGCAAGTAGCCACACCACAAATAGATTACTCGAGTCCTCAAGCCTTACTTGGTGTCTTAAATCATCTACAAAACCAAATCGAGCAGAAAGATCACGTGATTGCTGAGTTAGAACCTAAGGCAAAGGCACTTGATGGTTTAAAACGCTCTGATGGTCTGTTTGGTTTGATTGAATCTGCAAAAATGTTAGAAATACGACCAAAAGATCTAACCGATTATTTGCGTAAACATGATTGGGTCTATAGACGGGCTCCGGGTGCTCCTTTGTTACCTTATCAGGATAAGATCAAGAAAGGTTTGATGGATTGCCCTGCTATTACTATTCAAAGACCGGATGGTACAGAAAAGGTCCTGCCTTCAACAAAAATAACATCCAGAGGATTGGCTTGCTTGAGAGAACAAATCCATGGAGGTGTACAATGA
- a CDS encoding phage portal protein — MAGFINKLTDFFKISRQHNPPFEAASKSRRMGGFDPAKKHINKAIEECGDTITARSRWLYDNESLYGSATEEWVSAAVSDGIKPYPRIEGFQEEKKKLLDLWWQWVDEADYDEDASFYGLQATIAREVFLTGECFVRLHYVDLYGRSGVPLQLQIYPTEMLDLTYNGPAEIKGNYIRMGIEFDASGKRVAYHFWEYHPYDDCPANSAFKSQERVRIPARMVLHIKERRIAGQLRGSPKITRSMTKIFQLESYDDAELDRKRTAALFAAFISRNPPNDAKLLDNRNEKDVEEESELPVIEPGGSFYLGENREIKFSNPVEVGGSYEAFQFRNILKICSALNMPYAVVTGDVTRGNFSNVRTSIIQFRRHVKQWREHIIAFQFNRIVWERFVEMAVLAGCVKLPGWEENPLPWLQCESFAPPLEMIDPNKDISAEKEEIRAGLKTRRMALAERGFDIDSIHAELEEEHTDARARGLSFDTDMAAPSGENQTTNFTDSDPSETYESNQGSEAHKNDQ, encoded by the coding sequence ATGGCTGGCTTTATCAATAAACTCACGGACTTTTTTAAAATTTCTCGTCAACACAATCCGCCTTTTGAGGCTGCAAGCAAAAGCCGTCGCATGGGTGGGTTTGACCCCGCAAAAAAACACATCAATAAAGCAATTGAAGAATGCGGTGATACCATTACTGCTCGTTCAAGATGGCTTTATGACAATGAATCTCTTTATGGCTCGGCAACAGAAGAATGGGTTTCCGCAGCTGTGAGTGATGGGATTAAACCTTATCCTCGCATTGAAGGGTTTCAAGAAGAAAAGAAAAAGCTTTTAGACTTATGGTGGCAATGGGTTGATGAGGCGGATTATGATGAGGATGCGAGCTTTTATGGTCTGCAAGCAACAATTGCACGAGAAGTCTTTTTAACCGGCGAATGTTTTGTAAGACTGCATTATGTTGACCTTTATGGACGCTCTGGGGTGCCTCTTCAATTACAAATCTATCCAACCGAAATGCTGGACCTCACTTACAATGGACCTGCGGAAATTAAAGGCAATTACATTCGTATGGGTATTGAATTTGATGCCAGTGGCAAGCGTGTTGCTTATCATTTCTGGGAATACCACCCCTATGATGATTGCCCTGCAAACAGTGCATTTAAGAGCCAAGAGCGCGTGCGTATCCCCGCAAGAATGGTCCTTCATATCAAAGAGCGCCGTATTGCCGGACAATTGCGCGGTTCTCCTAAAATAACACGCAGTATGACAAAGATCTTTCAACTGGAATCCTATGATGATGCAGAGCTTGATCGAAAAAGAACAGCAGCTCTTTTCGCGGCATTTATCTCAAGAAATCCCCCAAACGACGCCAAATTACTTGATAATCGTAACGAAAAAGACGTTGAAGAAGAATCCGAATTACCTGTCATTGAACCAGGTGGATCATTTTATTTAGGAGAGAATAGAGAGATAAAATTTTCAAATCCTGTTGAAGTTGGTGGTTCTTATGAAGCCTTTCAATTTCGCAATATTTTAAAAATTTGCTCGGCTCTCAATATGCCCTATGCCGTTGTCACTGGAGACGTTACGCGGGGTAATTTTTCCAATGTGCGCACCTCCATTATTCAGTTTAGACGTCACGTCAAACAATGGCGCGAACATATCATTGCCTTTCAATTCAACCGTATTGTCTGGGAGCGCTTTGTGGAAATGGCTGTCCTTGCTGGATGCGTAAAATTACCGGGATGGGAAGAAAATCCCTTGCCATGGCTTCAATGTGAAAGCTTTGCGCCCCCGCTTGAAATGATTGATCCAAACAAAGATATCTCGGCAGAAAAAGAAGAAATTCGCGCCGGTTTAAAAACACGACGAATGGCACTTGCCGAACGGGGTTTTGATATCGACAGCATTCATGCCGAACTTGAAGAAGAGCACACCGATGCTCGCGCCCGTGGTTTATCTTTTGATACCGATATGGCGGCACCCTCTGGTGAAAATCAAACGACGAATTTCACAGATTCAGATCCTTCTGAGACTTATGAAAGCAACCAAGGCAGTGAGGCGCACAAAAATGACCAATAA
- a CDS encoding toxin HicA, protein MILLLVMNNKVEKIISLMKASPKNIKFSDLLAVCVHFFGEPRNNGTSHFVFKTPWLGDPRVNIQKDTGNKAKAYQVKQVLQAIERIKHEQ, encoded by the coding sequence ATGATACTATTATTGGTTATGAACAATAAAGTTGAAAAAATAATCAGCTTGATGAAAGCCTCACCAAAGAACATCAAGTTTTCAGATTTGTTAGCTGTGTGTGTGCATTTTTTTGGAGAACCGCGGAACAACGGTACAAGCCATTTTGTTTTTAAAACACCGTGGCTTGGTGATCCCCGTGTGAATATTCAAAAAGATACTGGTAACAAAGCAAAAGCTTATCAGGTCAAGCAAGTCTTACAAGCGATAGAAAGGATAAAACATGAACAATAA
- a CDS encoding phage baseplate assembly protein V, which translates to MLERRDKDITDLKRRLANMVMVGTISHIDHKNARYRVKSGNLISDWIPDTQARAGKTCSYEGRDVGEQVVVVASSGDLAQGVIVGSIHTDAHQAADKGNIHRTIYPDGTILEYDDEQNSYSIQIKSGGKFILTITDGASLKGDGGKLELTAPEGIKIVSQSDITFNAKGNISLQAGGGVSLHSDESLSLHSAHNVAMNSSGLIHNGTNVGATHVHGGVVPGGSMTGGPN; encoded by the coding sequence ATGTTAGAGCGGCGCGATAAAGACATCACCGATTTAAAAAGACGCCTCGCAAATATGGTTATGGTGGGCACAATTAGCCATATCGACCATAAAAACGCACGCTATCGGGTAAAAAGCGGCAATCTTATCAGTGACTGGATTCCAGATACCCAAGCCCGCGCCGGTAAAACATGCTCTTATGAAGGGCGGGATGTTGGAGAACAAGTGGTGGTGGTTGCATCATCAGGGGATTTAGCGCAAGGGGTGATTGTTGGTTCCATCCATACCGATGCTCATCAAGCAGCCGATAAAGGCAATATTCATAGAACAATTTATCCCGATGGCACCATCCTTGAATATGATGATGAACAAAACAGCTATAGCATTCAGATCAAATCAGGTGGAAAGTTCATTCTTACAATTACGGATGGCGCGTCTCTTAAAGGTGATGGTGGCAAGCTAGAGCTTACCGCACCAGAAGGCATAAAAATTGTTTCACAAAGCGATATCACTTTCAATGCAAAGGGCAATATTTCTTTACAGGCTGGTGGTGGTGTTTCACTTCATTCGGATGAGAGTCTCTCTCTTCATTCTGCTCACAATGTTGCCATGAACTCAAGTGGTTTGATCCATAACGGCACCAATGTAGGAGCAACCCATGTTCACGGTGGTGTTGTTCCCGGTGGCTCCATGACAGGAGGTCCCAATTGA